ACTCACTAACCCTATCATTGCCAAAGCTGGACTTGTCACCTTCCTGAGGGGTGCATTGCTGATGATTCCTTTTCCATTCTTGGTTAAGCGTTTGCCCTTCTGCCAAAGCAATATTATCTCCCATACATATTGTGACCACATGTCGGTGGTGAAGTTATCCTGCGCCAGTATCAAGGTCAATGTCATCTATGGTCTGGTGGTTGCCCTCCTGATTGGAGTGTTTGATATCTGCTGCATATCTGTATCGTACACTATGATCCTTCGGGCGGTGGTCAGTCTCCCCTCAGCAGATGCTCGGCAGAAAGCCTTCAGCACCTGCACTGCCCATATATCTGCCATTATTGTCACTTATGTTCCAGcattcttcactttctttacccACCGTTTTGGAGGACACGCTATTCCCTCTTCTCTTCACATCATTGTGGCTAATCTTTATCTTCTTCTTCCCCCAACTCTCAACCCCATTTTTACGGGGTAAAGACAAAACAGATTCGAGACAATGTCATAAAGCTCTTGCAGGGTGAGAAAGGGGCAAGTACTCAGGACAATTAAAATGAGATAGAATGAAGATGAATGAAAAACAACATAGAAGAAACTCATGTGTGATATTGAGTCTTTTCTATGATCTATGTTTTTTGCAACTACAGTGGGAAAAGTTACAGATAATTCTGGATGTATATTCCAGTGACTCcccatatttttttcctctatcacTAGTTTGAACCAAGTCATTGATATTGGTTCATTACAACTTTCCTCTTAATGTATTCATATAGGATATTTTCTTAACCTTGTGAGAGTTAAATGTCTTGTCTGTGATTATAATCTTCCTTTGTTCTTcaattgttaagtcatgtccaactctcttgcaaccccatggactgtagcctgacagactcttctgtccatggaatttccaaggcaaggatactggagtgggtttccatttcattctccatgTAATCATCCTTATGGATAAGAAATTAAATGGCTTTTCAGGACATTTTCCAGGCTAGGCAGTCATTGAAGTAAAAATTCAGTTTATGAATTACACTGATAATATACAGGCAAAATGGCagtcactgattttttaaaaaatggcacttAGTAAACATCATATTGTAAAAAGCATGCAGACCaatttactgaagaaataaatatgtaatctacagcttcagttcagttcacttcagtcactcagtcatttccaactctttgcgaccccatgaatcgcagcgcaccaggcctccctgtccatcaccaactcccggagttcactaagactcacctccatcgagtcagtgatgccatccagccatctcatcctctgtcatccccttctcctcctgcccccaatccctcccagcatcagaatcttttccaatgagtcaactcttcgcgtgaggtggtcaaagtactggagttacagctttagcatcattccttccaaagaaatcccagggctgatctcctttagaatggatggttggatcttcttgcagtccaagggactctcaagagtcttctccaacaccacagttcaaaagcatcaattcttcagtgctcagcattcttcacagtccaactctcacatccatacatggccacaggaaaaccatagccttgactagacggacctttgttggcaaagtaatgtctctgcttttgaatatgctatctaggttggtcataacttttctcccaaagagtaagtgtcttttaatttcatggctgcagtcaccatctgcagtgattttggaactcccaaaaataaagtctgacactgtttccactgttttcccatctatttcccaagaagtgataggaccagatgccatgatcttcattttctgaatgttgagctttaagacaactttttcattctccactttcactttcatcaagaggcttttgagttcgtcttcactttctgccataagactggtgtcatctgcatatctgaggttattgatatttctcccagcaatcttgattccagcttgtgcttcttccagtccagcgtttctcatgatgtactctgcatagaagttaaataagcagagtgacaatatacagccttaacatactccttttcctatttggaaccagtctgttgttccatgtccagttctaactgttgcttcctgacctgcatacgggtttctcaagaggcagtttaggtggtctagtattcccatctctttcagaattgtccacagtttattgtgatccacacagtcaaaggctttggcacagtcaatgaagaagaaatagatgtttttctggactctcttgctttttccatgatccagcggatgttggcaatttgatctctggttcctctgccttttctaaaactagctttaacatctggaagttcactgttcagtattgctgaagcctagcttggagaattttgagcattactttactagtgtgtgagatgaggacaattgtgcagtagtttgagcattctttggcattgcctttttttggggattggaatgaaaactgaccttttccagtcctgtggccactgctcagttttccaaatttgctggcatattg
This sequence is a window from Bubalus kerabau isolate K-KA32 ecotype Philippines breed swamp buffalo chromosome 15, PCC_UOA_SB_1v2, whole genome shotgun sequence. Protein-coding genes within it:
- the LOC129628164 gene encoding olfactory receptor 52N5 → MFIISLLGNLGLVYLIHHEESLHHPMYFFLAMLSLIDLFTCTTTLPNAFCIFWFNLKEINFNACLVQMFFVHGFTGVESGVLMLMALDRYVAICYPLRYATILTNPIIAKAGLVTFLRGALLMIPFPFLVKRLPFCQSNIISHTYCDHMSVVKLSCASIKVNVIYGLVVALLIGVFDICCISVSYTMILRAVVSLPSADARQKAFSTCTAHISAIIVTYVPAFFTFFTHRFGGHAIPSSLHIIVANLYLLLPPTLNPIFTG